A window from Vulcanimicrobium alpinum encodes these proteins:
- a CDS encoding MlaE family ABC transporter permease, whose translation MKVLDDVGRGTVSVFAYAGGAAELLGDALRFIAQLRIRVRETLDQAYLLGVQSWTIVLLTSLFTGMVFSLESAVQAVQYGVGNLVGGAVAFSSARELGPMLSAVVVAGRTGAAIAAELGSMVVTEQIEALQSLGLSPTRMLVVPRLLALVAMLPLLCILADIVSIVGGMWVANIYAHISTESFITSARSVLPFNDVLKGLIKSAVFGVIIAIIGAYQGLSTRGGAAGVGKATTGAVVTSIILIFIFNFLLSYILYGNS comes from the coding sequence ATGAAGGTGCTCGACGACGTCGGGCGCGGGACGGTGAGCGTCTTCGCGTATGCCGGCGGCGCTGCAGAACTGCTGGGAGACGCCCTGCGCTTTATCGCGCAGCTCCGGATCCGGGTGCGCGAAACGCTCGATCAGGCCTATCTCCTGGGCGTGCAGTCGTGGACGATCGTCCTGCTCACCTCGCTCTTCACGGGGATGGTCTTCTCGCTCGAGAGCGCGGTCCAGGCCGTGCAGTACGGGGTCGGCAACCTGGTCGGCGGCGCGGTGGCGTTCTCGAGTGCGCGCGAGCTCGGCCCGATGCTCTCGGCGGTCGTCGTCGCGGGACGCACCGGCGCGGCAATCGCCGCCGAACTCGGCTCGATGGTCGTCACCGAGCAGATCGAAGCCCTGCAGTCGCTGGGTCTCTCGCCGACCCGGATGCTTGTGGTCCCGCGCCTCCTCGCGCTCGTCGCGATGCTCCCGCTGCTGTGCATCCTGGCCGACATCGTCTCAATCGTCGGCGGGATGTGGGTGGCGAACATCTACGCGCACATCTCGACCGAGTCGTTCATCACCTCGGCGCGTTCGGTGCTCCCGTTCAACGACGTGCTCAAGGGACTGATCAAGTCCGCGGTGTTCGGCGTGATCATCGCGATCATCGGCGCGTATCAGGGTCTCTCGACGCGCGGCGGCGCGGCCGGCGTCGGGAAGGCGACGACGGGCGCGGTCGTGACGTCGATCATCCTGATCTTCATCTTCAACTTTTTGCTCTCGTACATACTTTACGGGAACAGCTGA
- the rph gene encoding ribonuclease PH produces MRSDGRSPDQLRPLSIEPGFLAFADGSVLISLGRTRVICAATVEEKVPPWMRGRGSGWVTAEYAMLPQATPERNQREAVKGKLGGRTHEIQRLIGRALRAVVDLDKLGERSVVVDCDVIGADGGTRTASITGAWVALNLALRRHFDPEKKSAWPIVGQIAAVSVGIVGGTPVLDLPYDEDSTAEVDMNVAMTDAGGFVELQGTAEREPFSRAHLDALLGLADAGIRELFAAQRAALDRA; encoded by the coding sequence GTGCGTTCCGACGGCCGTTCACCCGACCAGCTCCGCCCGCTCTCGATCGAGCCCGGCTTCCTCGCCTTCGCGGACGGCAGCGTCCTGATCTCGCTGGGGCGCACCCGCGTCATCTGCGCGGCGACCGTCGAGGAGAAGGTCCCCCCGTGGATGCGGGGGCGGGGGAGCGGCTGGGTCACGGCCGAGTACGCGATGCTGCCGCAGGCGACGCCCGAGCGCAATCAGCGCGAAGCCGTCAAGGGCAAGCTCGGCGGGCGGACCCACGAGATCCAGCGCCTGATCGGCCGCGCGCTGCGGGCCGTCGTCGACCTCGACAAGCTCGGCGAACGTAGCGTCGTCGTCGACTGCGACGTGATCGGCGCCGACGGCGGAACGCGGACCGCGTCGATCACCGGCGCCTGGGTCGCCCTGAACCTGGCTCTGCGCCGGCACTTCGACCCCGAGAAGAAGAGCGCGTGGCCGATCGTTGGTCAGATCGCGGCGGTCTCGGTCGGGATCGTCGGCGGCACTCCGGTGCTCGACCTTCCGTACGACGAGGACAGCACCGCCGAGGTCGACATGAACGTCGCGATGACCGACGCCGGCGGGTTCGTCGAACTCCAAGGGACCGCGGAGCGCGAGCCGTTCAGCCGCGCGCACCTCGACGCGCTGCTGGGACTCGCCGACGCCGGAATCCGCGAACTCTTTGCGGCGCAGCGCGCCGCCCTCGACCGTGCCTGA